Below is a window of Cytophaga hutchinsonii ATCC 33406 DNA.
AGAAGAAGTGAATATTGGTATTTCTTTTTATTCAGCATGATCATTTCAGTTGTACTGACAATTCTGGATAGCGTTCTAGGATTAAGCAGTTCAGGCAATGGTGTGTTAAGCAGCATCTATTCACTGGCAGTATTAGTGCCAAGTATTGCTGTAGGTGTACGTCGTATGCATGATGTAGGTAAAAGCGGTTGGTTTATACTGATACCTATCTACAATTTAATTTTAGCTTGCACAAACGGACAGGCTGGTCCGAATGAATATGGTCCGGATCCTAAAAATGCGGAAGCACCATCGTCTTCAAGTGTTTTAGATAGCAATATTTAAAAAAGAAAGCCTCCCGGTAAATGTGCCGGGAGGGTTTTTTATTCACTTCATTTTTTAAAATAAAACACTGACATTTCCTTTTAAATAAAAAGGTGTGCCGGGTGTGAAATGAATTTCAGTTACCGGTGTTGTTTCATTTTTCAATTGAGATTCGGTTGCAAATTGTGCTTCCCGCCATTTTTGATCGAAAATATTTTCAGCACTGATACCAAACTGCATCTGCTTCCATTGATAATTTACTACCGCATCCGTAATAAAATAACCGGAAGCAATAATTGTATTGTCTTCAACCGCGGCACGTTTTCCAAGATACCGGTATCTTAAGCCTGCGCTCCAGTTACGCTGCTTTACAGACAAACCACCGGTAGAGGTTACAGGCGGTGCCAGCGGTACATAGTTTTCGCCTTCCGGCAGCTCAATGTACCTTGGTTTGGCAAGATTCAGATCTATATCCGCATACAGCCATTTCAAAACCTGATATCTCATACTCACATCAATGCCCATGCGTCTGGTGCTTCCGCTGGGTTCCAGCAAACCATCATCACCTACATATACATATTCCGATTCCAGATACATATACCAAAGGGCCGTGTTCACAAATAATTTAGCACCTATTTTCAGATTGGTGCCCAGGTCTGCAGATTTGGCTCTTGGTAAACTTGATTGGTTTGTTTTGTATACAGAAACACGTGCATCGTTTGAATGAAATCCGTAACCGCCGCTAAGGTAGAGCTGTACAGCGTTTGTAAGTTTGTAGTATATGGTTGCCTTCGGGCTTAAAATTCCCTGCCCACGGCTTGCAGAGCTCGTATCATCGATGCTGCTTTTATATGAAAACAGGAAGTAGTCATACCGAATACCCACATTGAATGTGAAACGGGTTGAAAGCAAGAGGCTTGCATCTATAAAACCGTTCATGTTATTTTCACGAACAGATCCTTTCTTTGTGTCATAGAGAAAACGCCTTTTTTCAACATGAGCAAGACCGATGTTTGTAATGTAGTCTCCGCGGTAACCAGCTCCAATATTCGTTTGTATTGTTTTCCCGGCAAGTGTATAGTTTCGTTTCAACGACGTATTATAGCCAAACATATTTCTGTTTTCATATTGATGAATTTCATCGCCATGCGTAGTATCATCTTTATAAAAGGTGAAATTTGAAAACAGCGTGAAGGTATACTTGCTCCAGAATACCTGGTTGGTCCATGTACCCAGGTTTCCTGCATCTGTTGTAAGCTGTACATTGGCATTTGAACGCGTTGTTTTACCTCCCTCTGAATCATCAATGGCACCAAACCAGCCAATGCTGCCGTTATCTATGGCCCGCTGCGGGATTTGCCCCGAAGCATCCCATCTGCTTGTAAAGGTAGAGATACTTGCCGTTAAGAAGGTATTGCGTGATAAGATGCCGTGATATTTTCCGAACACATTGAATCGGTTGAAATGCTGCGGACTTTCAAAAAAGCCTTTGGAATAGAACGCTTCTGAAGCCATGTAAGCACTGTGTTTTCGTTCAATGGTATCTTTTGCAGGCAGCAGATTTAATAAGATCATTCCTCTGCTGGTATTGAAGCGTCCGGCTTCGAGTTTGATTTTATTTTCAGGGATGAAATTTTTTGTTTGCAGCCGAACAGCTCCGGCAGTGTTAAAGTCGCCGGTGCCTGTCTGGTAACAGCCTTTGTTGAACTGAATGTTATCAACCGTTTCAGGGATTACAAAATGCAGATCCGCATAGCCTTGTCCGTGTGCATGCGAAACCATATTCACCGGCATGTTGTCTACAGATACGGCAACGTCGGTGCCATGGTCTACATCAAAGCCTCTTAAAAAAAGCTGTTCGGCTTTACCGCCTCCGGCATGCTGCGCAATAAATAAACCCGGTACCAGCCGCAACAGATCCTGCGTGGTATTTACAGGCCGCAGTTTAAAATCGATGGAACTGATGGTTGTAAAGGCCACTTCCCTGCGTGCAGCGATTGGTATCTCGGGAATTTCAACTGTCGTTTCGTTGAGCGCATAGCTTGTATAAAGTGTTTCCGAAGGATTGAGGTATATGGTATCTGTCAGTGATTCATATCCCAGTGAATAGATGCGGATATAATACGTACCTGCCGGCAATGCCGTGAATTCAAACCTCCCTTCAACATCTGTATAAGCTATCTGATTGCTTCTATTCGTAAGCTGTACATAGCTATTGAGTATGGGTATGTGATTGTGTACCTGCTCTACCTTGCCTTTAATTACACCGCTTTGGGCATGTGCAAATAGATATAGAAATTGCAGCAGCACAATAAGAATAAATTTCATATCGTGATGGATTAAGCGTTAACAATCGGATCACTCAGAATACATAGTATATCTGCTCATCCTGAAAAGGAAAAGGTATCCGTAAAAACTGAAATGGCAAACTACACCTGAGGCGGCTGCAACGGTGGACACAGCGCTCTGCTGGTAAAGGAATTCAGATACATTGAAAAATAGACGATTCTCTTATGTATACAGGTATGATAAAAAAGCATTTCGTTATCTGACTGAAAATAGAAATCAATTTTGATATCGGTTTGTATTTCTCCGGAAGGCGTGCTGCTTTCGCTGTCAGCTGTATCTGAATGTATGTGGTCCATCACATCATGTACATGCGCTTGCGTACCGGCATTATGATCATGGTCGTGAACATGTGTATGTGTATGCTGGAGATAGGCATGAATCTTCAGCGGATCGATACGATGCGCGTGCTTACTGATCGCTTCGTGCCGGTGCCAGGGATTCGGAATGTAATGCAGCAACGTGTGCACAAAAGAGGCAGAGTCTTTTAATGCCAGAACAAAAATACTGACAATGATAAGAAACGAAAGGGGGGAATACCTGTTCAATGTTACCTTATTAACTTACGTATCATTAATTTAAAATCTTAATAGTACTTAAGTAATTTTAGTTAAAAAAGGTGTATTGTCAAATTGATTACGTAATAAATATTGGCAGATCCGGAATATTCCGGATTTAATACAAGGGAAGAAGTGAAAAATTCTAATGGAAGATTAACGGATTAAACAGAATTTTATGCAGATGAAAAAATGAGAGGACGTTTATCAGGGAGCGTTAAACATTCCCTTTTTGAATTTTTTCCAGTTCTATAACATCAATTAAATCTTTTGGTCGACCGGTTTGTTTTTTTGCTTCGATCAAATGATTTAATTGTAAAAAACGTATGGTTAAATCATATAACAATGCTTCAGATGCCTGGTTATAACAATTTTCAAAAGCTTCTTGCGGAAAGCCTTTCAGATATGTCATTATATCAAGAGATAAGCCTGATTGTAATTGAATAGAAGACCAGCCTGGTACAAATTCCATTCTTTCAACGGCACTAAAATCAAGCCCTTCATTTTTTTCAAGTGCTGTACGCAGATTATTTCGATTTGCTGGCGTATCTTCAATCCAGATATCACAATCATCCGTAGTTCTGGAAAATCCATGCAAGTTCGTTGCAAAGCCTCCCACCATAATATACTTCACATTATAGTCATGAAGGTTCTTCCATAAATTAAGAATGCCTTCATCCAAAATATCCATAATGTATTATTGTTTTTTATGTGTAATAACCGCTTTCTTTAACATATTGTCAATGCGGATTAACATCATCAATTTTTCAAAGCGTTGTTCATAGATATTTAACGGACGTTTGGCTGATTTTTTTGATGTCTCCATATGCATGTATTGTTTATATAAAGATAGAAAAAAAACACATTATCTGTTAGTTCTTTTTTAGTATAAACCCGACATTAAAACCCAACGCATGGGGAATAGCCGGGTAGGGGATCGCTTCTGTTTTCAGAATGGTAAAATACTTTTTCAGAAGAACCGCTAAGGCATCGTAATCAAAACCCTTGTGGCCGCAGTCTCTGCGCGCAACTTTGTCGAGTCTGCCAATAGAACCATATAAGAATTCTTTTAATGTATACGCTTCGGTTTGTGCTTTTTCCTGTGTAATGCTTTTTATAATATGCTTGAAAAATAATACCGGACCTTTTTCATTCGGCACACTGACCAGGCAATACTGTTTTGTTTTTTTGCTTAGCTGAACAATGTAAGCTTCCAGGTCTGCTGCCGGAATGTGTTCAAGTGTTTCAAGGCATACACTCACTTCATACATGCTGTCATCTGCGCTGAAATCAGCGGGTTTTTCACAGGTGTGAAAAGAATAATCCGGATGCATGCTCCACTTTGTTTTGGCAATGTCCAGGCCGCCTTCCCAGTTGGCATCATAACCGGCATACGTAGCAGGTTTATTGCTTAAAAAATCAATCGTCTTGCCATCATAGCAGCCAAGTTCCAGCATCGAATACGAAGGCAGCTCCCAGCGTTTGATCCAGCTATTTACCCATAGATAACGTGCATAATGTAATTTGCTTCTGAAAGATTTTCCGTCAAATAACCGTTCGTTGTATGTAGCCACGTATTAGTTTATGAATTATGAATTATGAATTATGAATTATGAATTATGAATTATGAATTATGAATTATGAATTATGAATTATGAATTATGAATTATGAATTATGAATTATGAATTATGAATTATGAATTATGAATTATGAATTATGAATTATGAATTATGAATTATGAATTATGAATTATGAATTATGAATTATGAATTATGAATTATGAATTATGAATTTTTTATCTTGATGCATGTTTTCAGTCTTTACTGGTTTATTAAAGTGTAGCTAAAGACTGTTCAATGGTAAGTCTTCACCGCGGTGAATTTTAATTCGTCATTAATAATTAATAATTTTTAATTATCTCCGTTCTTTCCACAACTGCTGGAAGGATTTCGGTGCTACGTGCAGATCTTCTCTGCGTTTGCTCCAGGAGTTTTTAAAGATAAAGCTTACCATGAAATTTTTAAGTCCGGCGCCAGGGAAATTCAATAATTTCCTGTTCTTCATGGCACGTACCCAAAGCTTAAATCCAAAGCGTTCAGACTTGGCTGAAAGGCCTTCCTTAACGCTTTGATTTCTGTTCAATAACAGTAAGTTGTGAATATCAATCTTTACCGGACATACACTGGTACATGCCCCACACAAAGAACTGGCATAACTCAGGTGTTTGAATTTTTCCATGCCTTCCAGATGCGGTGTAATAACAGAGCCTATCGGCCCGCTGTAGGTACTTGCATAGGTATGTCCGCCGATGTTTCTATATACCGGGCAGATATTTAAACAGGCTCCGCAGCGTATACAGTTTAATGCCTGGCGTTTTTCGGGATCAACCATTAAGTTGGTTCTGCCATTGTCAAGCAATACTACATACATTTCTTCCGGACCGTCACTTTCGCCTTGTCTGGCGGGGCCTATAAGAACGGTATTGTAAACGGTAACCTGTTGCCCGGTTCCGCTTTGTGCCAGCATGGGCCAGAATAAACCTAAGTCTGTAAGAGAAGGAATCAGTTTTTCGATACCAACAATAGCAATATGTGTTTTCGGGAATGTAGTGGATAAGCGTGCGTTTCCTTCATTTTCAGTAATTGCAATGCCGCCTACATCCGCAATTAAAAAGTTAGCGCCCGATACACCTACTTCCGCATCCAGATACTTTTCGCGTAAGATACGGCGCGCTGTAAGCGTTAATTCCTGGGCATCTTCGGTATAGGGTATGCCTAATTTTTCTTCAAACAATTTAGAAATATCGTGGCGCGACATGTGCATGGCAGGTGTAACAATGTGATAGGGGCGTTGGCCGGCCAGTTGTACAATATATTCACCCAGATCTGTTTCAATGGATTCAATGCCGTTCTTTTCCAGATATGCATTAAAGTGAATTTCTTCCGTTGTCATGGTTTTAGATTTAACCACGCTACGTGTCTTTTTCTCTTTAAGAATTTTATGTATCTCTTTTAATGCTTCGGCTGCATCCTGTGCCCAGATTACTTTACCGCCGTTGCGGGTAAAGTTTGTTTCAAATTCAATTAAATATTTGTCCAGGTTTTCGATCACCTGTGTTTTTAAATACGAAGCACGCTGTCTTCCCAATTCATGATTATCGAATTGAGAAAACCCTTTCGCAACAGCATCGTTGTAACGGCCAATATTGAAATTGATTTTACGACGGTGTTCCGGATCAAAGGTTTTGGAGTCTGCGTCTTGTAAGAAAGTTTCAGCGCTTTTCATAGTGTTATTCGGTGCGATCTACTACTAAACGGTGGTCCATGTTGGCAAGTTGCCACGCAGTGAGAAATACAAGCTGTGTGATCTTTGCCATTTTGTCAAAACGGATTTTATCCACCGTATCGGTAGGTTTATGGTAATCGGCATGAATTCCCGAGAAATAGAAGATTACAGGAATGTTGTTCTTTGCAAAGTTATAATGATCTGAGCGATAATAAAAGCGGTTGGGGTCATCGAATGAATTATAGGTATAATCCAGTACAATTTTAGGCCCCTGCCAGCCGGTATTGGCGTTTTCGCTGAGCGTATGCAGTTCAGAAGAAAGCCTGTTATCTCCGATGATATATACATAGTTTTCATCGATCACA
It encodes the following:
- a CDS encoding LutB/LldF family L-lactate oxidation iron-sulfur protein — translated: MKSAETFLQDADSKTFDPEHRRKINFNIGRYNDAVAKGFSQFDNHELGRQRASYLKTQVIENLDKYLIEFETNFTRNGGKVIWAQDAAEALKEIHKILKEKKTRSVVKSKTMTTEEIHFNAYLEKNGIESIETDLGEYIVQLAGQRPYHIVTPAMHMSRHDISKLFEEKLGIPYTEDAQELTLTARRILREKYLDAEVGVSGANFLIADVGGIAITENEGNARLSTTFPKTHIAIVGIEKLIPSLTDLGLFWPMLAQSGTGQQVTVYNTVLIGPARQGESDGPEEMYVVLLDNGRTNLMVDPEKRQALNCIRCGACLNICPVYRNIGGHTYASTYSGPIGSVITPHLEGMEKFKHLSYASSLCGACTSVCPVKIDIHNLLLLNRNQSVKEGLSAKSERFGFKLWVRAMKNRKLLNFPGAGLKNFMVSFIFKNSWSKRREDLHVAPKSFQQLWKERR
- a CDS encoding methyltransferase domain-containing protein, translating into MATYNERLFDGKSFRSKLHYARYLWVNSWIKRWELPSYSMLELGCYDGKTIDFLSNKPATYAGYDANWEGGLDIAKTKWSMHPDYSFHTCEKPADFSADDSMYEVSVCLETLEHIPAADLEAYIVQLSKKTKQYCLVSVPNEKGPVLFFKHIIKSITQEKAQTEAYTLKEFLYGSIGRLDKVARRDCGHKGFDYDALAVLLKKYFTILKTEAIPYPAIPHALGFNVGFILKKN
- a CDS encoding DUF6036 family nucleotidyltransferase — protein: MDILDEGILNLWKNLHDYNVKYIMVGGFATNLHGFSRTTDDCDIWIEDTPANRNNLRTALEKNEGLDFSAVERMEFVPGWSSIQLQSGLSLDIMTYLKGFPQEAFENCYNQASEALLYDLTIRFLQLNHLIEAKKQTGRPKDLIDVIELEKIQKGNV
- a CDS encoding DUF805 domain-containing protein — its product is MNWYLAVLKKYAAFNGRARRSEYWYFFLFSMIISVVLTILDSVLGLSSSGNGVLSSIYSLAVLVPSIAVGVRRMHDVGKSGWFILIPIYNLILACTNGQAGPNEYGPDPKNAEAPSSSSVLDSNI
- a CDS encoding TonB-dependent receptor → MKFILIVLLQFLYLFAHAQSGVIKGKVEQVHNHIPILNSYVQLTNRSNQIAYTDVEGRFEFTALPAGTYYIRIYSLGYESLTDTIYLNPSETLYTSYALNETTVEIPEIPIAARREVAFTTISSIDFKLRPVNTTQDLLRLVPGLFIAQHAGGGKAEQLFLRGFDVDHGTDVAVSVDNMPVNMVSHAHGQGYADLHFVIPETVDNIQFNKGCYQTGTGDFNTAGAVRLQTKNFIPENKIKLEAGRFNTSRGMILLNLLPAKDTIERKHSAYMASEAFYSKGFFESPQHFNRFNVFGKYHGILSRNTFLTASISTFTSRWDASGQIPQRAIDNGSIGWFGAIDDSEGGKTTRSNANVQLTTDAGNLGTWTNQVFWSKYTFTLFSNFTFYKDDTTHGDEIHQYENRNMFGYNTSLKRNYTLAGKTIQTNIGAGYRGDYITNIGLAHVEKRRFLYDTKKGSVRENNMNGFIDASLLLSTRFTFNVGIRYDYFLFSYKSSIDDTSSASRGQGILSPKATIYYKLTNAVQLYLSGGYGFHSNDARVSVYKTNQSSLPRAKSADLGTNLKIGAKLFVNTALWYMYLESEYVYVGDDGLLEPSGSTRRMGIDVSMRYQVLKWLYADIDLNLAKPRYIELPEGENYVPLAPPVTSTGGLSVKQRNWSAGLRYRYLGKRAAVEDNTIIASGYFITDAVVNYQWKQMQFGISAENIFDQKWREAQFATESQLKNETTPVTEIHFTPGTPFYLKGNVSVLF